The Hemitrygon akajei unplaced genomic scaffold, sHemAka1.3 Scf000061, whole genome shotgun sequence genome contains a region encoding:
- the LOC140721748 gene encoding ribonuclease inhibitor-like — MSAALRNPECKIQKLWLSRVGLTDSGAEDLASALSTNTSLTLLDLNYNKLGDSGVKLVSAALRNPECKIQALGLEDVRLTDSGAEDLLSALSTKPSLMGLDLDSNSLTDRSVPALRRLILTLPSLEWIRLRGNRFSQTGGKELRSLQEPRPGLTVYL; from the exons gctgagccgtgtcggtctcacagattctggtgccgaggatctcgcctccgctctcagtacaaacacaTCACTGACGCTGCTGGACCTGAactataataaactgggagattcaggagtgaaactggtgtctgcggctctgaggaacccggagtgtaaaatacaggcactggg GCTGGAGGATGTccgtctcacagattctggtgccgaggatctcctctccgctctcagtacaaaaccatcactgaTGGGGCTGGACCTGGATTCAAACtctctgacagaccgatctgtccccgctctccgccgcctcatactgaccctcccgagtctggagtggatccg gctgcggGGGAATCGGTTCAGTCAGACCGGagggaaggaactgagatctctgcaggaacccagacccggactgacagtgtatctgtga